Proteins found in one Aethina tumida isolate Nest 87 chromosome 1, icAetTumi1.1, whole genome shotgun sequence genomic segment:
- the LOC109599338 gene encoding 60S ribosomal protein L29, with protein sequence MAKSKNHTNHNQNRKDHRNGIKKPKRRLHESTLGMDAKFLKNQRFSKRHNLNTKQQLKRAAERKAEREAKK encoded by the exons ATGGCCAAGTCAAAGAACCATACCAATCACAATCAAA accGCAAAGATCACCGCAATGGTATCAAGAAGCCAAAGCGCAGGCTACACGAATCCACCTTGGGT ATGGATGCTAAATTCTTGAAGAACCAAAGATTCTCCAAGAGGCACAACCTGAACACCAAACAGCAACTCAAACGGGCTGCCGAAAGGAAAGCAGAAAGAGAAGCTAAGAAATAG
- the LOC109599337 gene encoding carotenoid isomerooxygenase: MFSKSTENTHVSRRNGRSKMSLFGRHKHLRLPEETPSGASTPVFSWSPLPHRRPHRFTEKEVGERQAGEKLYPNCDESVWLRSCETEVKEPLAGVVTGHIPKWLNGCLIRNGPGSLKAGKDEFAHLFDSSALLHRFSIDKGEITYQCRFLQSDIFKRNWQANRIVLTEFGTKAVPDPCHSIFQRVAAIFHPKHDVSDNSMISVYPFGDELYAFSEIPIIHKINKETLETEGRVDVGDYVSIVNHTSHPHVTQDGTVYNLGLSITSSGPYHNIICFPSKHSCYGKTMFEKAHIVASVPARWPLHPSYMHTFGLTRNYFIIVEQPLNVSLTSLVTNKIKNEPLASCLRWYHDEYTRIDVLNRETGRLEHKFFAEPFFYLHIINQYETHDYIVLDICIYRDASMLDCMYIEAMKNMQQNPDYAKMFRGRPARFVLPLKPEPMDKHINRNLVDLQHCKAKAYYLPDGEILLKPEKLCDLGCETPRIFYEIHLGKPYRYFYAISSDVDAENPGTLIKVDTFTKTTKTWCEPNCYPSEPVYVPCPNPRCEDDGVVLASLVWGRDDVNRAGLLILEAKNLTEIGRAEFRTPGPVPKCLHGWFLPKEDLIT; encoded by the exons ATGTTT AGCAAATCGACGGAGAACACGCACGTGTCCCGTCGCAACGGCCGCTCGAAAATGAGCCTGTTCGGTCGACACAAGCATCTCCGACTGCCGGAGGAGACGCCGTCCGGCGCCAGCACGCCGGTGTTCTCGTGGAGCCCGCTGCCGCACCGCAGACCGCACCGATTCACGGAGAAAGAG GTTGGGGAGAGGCAGGCCGGCGAGAAGCTCTATCCCAACTGCGACGAGAGTGTGTGGCTCAGGTCCTGCGAGACGGAGGTCAAGGAACCACTCGCAGGTGTTGTCACAG gaCACATCCCCAAATGGCTAAATGGATGCTTAATAAGGAACGGGCCAGGATCACTGAAAGCAGGAAAAGACGAATTTGCTCACCTTTTCGATAGTTCAGCTCTTTTACATag attttcaatCGACAAAGGAGAAATCACATATCAGTGTAGATTCTTACAATCAGATATATTCAAAAGAAACTGGCAAGCCAACAGAATTGTCTTAACAGAATTTGGGACTAAAGCAGTTCCTGATCCTTGccattcaatttttcaaag ggTTGCTGCTATATTTCATCCCAAACATGATGTCTCCGATAATTCCATGATTTCGGTTTATCCATTTGGAGACGAGCTCTATGCCTTCAGTGAAATACCAataatccataaaataaataaagaaacttTAGAAACCGAAGGTAGAGTAGATGTTGGGGACTATGTATCGATTGTAAACCACACATCTCACCCACACGTCACACAAGATG GTACTGTGTACAACTTGGGACTGTCTATAACATCAAGTGGACCTTACCATAACATAATATGCTTCCCATCTAAACATTCCT GCTATGGCAAAACGATGTTTGAAAAGGCCCATATCGTCGCCTCAGTTCCAGCTCGATGGCCTCTACATCCTTCCTACATGCACACCTTTG GTTTGaccagaaattattttataatagtggAACAACCCCTAAACGTATCCCTAACGTCTCTAGTCACTAACAAAATAAAGAACGAGCCTTTAGCGTCTTGTCTTCGGTGGTACCATGACGAATAT acCAGAATAGACGTATTGAACAGAGAAACTGGACGATTGGAACACAAATTCTTCGCAGAGCCCTTCTTTTACTTGCACATCATAAACCAGTACGAAACCCACGATTACATAGTGCTGGACATATGTATATACAGGGACGCTTCCATGCTGGACTGCATGTATATTGAAGCCATGAAG aacatGCAACAGAACCCGGATTATGCGAAGATGTTCAGAGGCAGGCCGGCAAGGTTTGTTCTGCCCCTGAAGCCGGAACCGATGGACAAACATATCAACAGAAACTTGGTGGATCTGCAGCACTGCAAGGCCAAGGCTTATTATTTGCCCGACGGGGAAATACTGCTCAAACCTGAAAAACTTTGCGACCTGGGTTGTGAGACACCTaggatattttatgaaatacattTGG GTAAACCCTATAGATACTTCTACGCCATCAGTTCGGATGTGGACGCTGAAAATCCTGGCACA TTAATAAAGGTGGACACGTTTACGAAAACCACGAAGACTTGGTGCGAACCTAACTGTTATCCAAGTGAACCAGTCTATGTTCCCTGTCCAAATCCCAGA tgtgAAGATGATGGTGTGGTATTAGCTTCGTTGGTTTGGGGTCGAGATGATGTGAATCGTGCTGGTCTGTTAATACTGGAGGCCAAGAATTTAACGGAAATCGGCAGGGCAGAATTCCGTACTCCTGGTCCAGTGCCAAAATGTTTGCACGGATGGTTTCTACCCAAAGAAGATTTGATCACATAA